The nucleotide sequence GGGTGATTCGCGCGTCGCTTTCTCTAGTTCGTGCGTCCAACCAAAATCCGTGCGTCGTTTTTGGGCTCGCGCGCGTCGCTTTGGGTGATTCGCGCGTCGCTTTCTCTGGTTCGTGCGTCCAACCAAAATCCGTGCGTCGTTTTTGGGCTCGCGCGCGTCGCTTTGGGTGATTCGCGCGTCGCTTTCTCTAGTTCGTGCGTCCAACCAAAATCCGTGCGTCGTTTTTGGGCTCGCGCGCGTCGCTTTGGGTGATTCGCGCGTCGCTTTCTCTGGTTCGTGCGTCCAACCAAAATCCGTGCGTCGTTTTTGGGCTCGCGCGCGTCGCTTTGGGTGATTCGCGCGTCGCTTTCTCTAGTTCGTGCGTCCAACCAAAATCCGCGCGTCGTTTCTCGGCTCGCGCGCGTCGCTTTGGGTGATTCGCGCGTCGCTTTCTCTAGTTGTTGCGTCCAACCAAATTCCGTGCGTCGTTTCTCGGCTCGCGCGCGTCGTTTTGGGTGATTTGCGCGTCTCTTTCTCTGGTTCGTGCGTCCAACCAGAATCCGTGCGTCGTTTTTGGGCTCGCGCGCGTCTCTTCGGGTGATTTGCGCGTCGCTTTCTCTGGTTCGTGCGTCCAATCAGAATCCGCGCGTCGTTTCTCGGCTCGCGCGCGTCGTTTTGGGTGATTTGCGCGTCGCTTTCTCTGGTTCGTGCGTCCAACCAAAATCCGCGCGTCGTTTTTGGGCTCGCGCGCGTCGTTTTGGGTGATTTGCGCGTCGTTTTCTCTAGTTCGTGCGTCCAACCAGAATCCGTGCGTCGTTTCTTGGCTCGCGCGCGTCGTTTTGGGTGATTCGCGCGTCGCTTTCTCTAGTTCGTGCGTCCAACCAGAATCCGTGCGTCGTTTCTCGGCTCGCGTGCGTCGCTCATGTGAGATAAACCAAGACACCCCCTCCTAAATTTTTTCTAAAATATATAATAAGGAAACGATCCGAAAATCCCACATCTCACTAATAAATAGGCGAAAAATCATGTTGACTTTTATTCCATCTGTTATATAATAACAAATAATAAATCCCGTTGTTATAAAACAGTAAACAACTTTAACAAAGGAGGCAATAACCGTGATGAGCCGTACAGAAAGGAAAAATATGATCCACTACATTGAGATGATCAAAGGATTTGATAAGGATACTCTCGCCTATATGACAGACGCCGACATCGAACACATCTATGAATCCACCTATAACCAACACGAAATGGCAGAATAAAAAGAGACGCTCAACAATAACGAGCCACACTCAACCAAAAACCCTTCCCCTCAAGCGCCTGCACTGGGGGGATTGTCTTTTGAACACAAGGAGGATGGAAATGGCAAATTATATAAAAAGAGAAAGTCTTCAGGTCGACCCTGTACTACAACAGTTTATAGAAGAAGAACTATTACCCAATTCCATGGTCGTACCAAACCAATTCTGGTCTGACCTAGATGACCTCATCCACGACCTAACACCAGAAAACAAAAAACTACTACAACACCGCGACCACCTGCAAAATCAAATCGACGAATGGCACAGAAACCAAACAACCTTTCAGCCAGAAACCTACAAAAACTTTCTAACCAACATCGGGTATATCGAACAAAAAACCAACGACTTCAACATCACAACCAACAACGTCGATCCCGAAATCTCAACCCAAGCCGGGCCACAGCTCGTTGTCCCAGTGAACAACGCCCGATACGCCATTAACGCCGCCAATGCACGCTGGGGCTCCCTATACGATGCTTTTTACGGCACCAACGCCATCAACGAAGAAAATGGAGCTACCAAAACAGGAACCTACAATCCCAAAAGAGGCCAGAAAGTCATCCAAAAAGCCAAAGCATTTCTCGATCAATTTTTTCCACTAAAAAATGGAACTCACCAAGATGCAACTAAATACATTGTACAGGACGGCCAACTCTCAGTGACTGTTGAAAATCAGGGAACCACCCAACTACAAGAACCTTCACAAGCCGTCGGTTACAAAGGCAAACCTGAGGACCCTCAATCGGTTTTATTAAAAAACAATCGATTACATGTGGAACTACAGTTTGATCGCACGCATCCCGTGGGGAAAACGGATGAATCCGGAATGAAAGATGTCGTATTGGAGTCTGCGATTACAACTATAATGGATTGCGAGGACTCGGTCGCCGCCGTAAACGCCGCCGACAAAGTACTCGTTTACCGAAATCTGTTCGGCCTGACCATGGGGAATCTTTCCGTTGCTTTTAAGAAGGGGGCCACCATGATGACGCGCTCATTAAATGGTGATCGTGTCTATCAATCTATGGATGGAACATCTGTTTCCCTACCGGGAAGGTCCTTAATGCTGATCCGGAATGTGGGGCACCTTATGACAACCGATGCTATTTTGGATCGAGATGGAAATGAAGTACCAGAAGGAATGTTAGATGCCGTGATCACTGGATTAATAGGGAAACATGATTTGTTAGGGAATGGACGATATCAAAATTCTCGTTCGGGCTCGATTTATATCGTTAAACCGAAGATGCACGGGTCAGAAGAGGTACAGTTTGCAAATCGCATGTTTAATCGGGTGGAGGATATGCTAGGGCTTAGAAGACATACAATGAAAATGGGGGTAATGGATGAAGA is from Bacillaceae bacterium S4-13-56 and encodes:
- a CDS encoding malate synthase G, with the translated sequence MANYIKRESLQVDPVLQQFIEEELLPNSMVVPNQFWSDLDDLIHDLTPENKKLLQHRDHLQNQIDEWHRNQTTFQPETYKNFLTNIGYIEQKTNDFNITTNNVDPEISTQAGPQLVVPVNNARYAINAANARWGSLYDAFYGTNAINEENGATKTGTYNPKRGQKVIQKAKAFLDQFFPLKNGTHQDATKYIVQDGQLSVTVENQGTTQLQEPSQAVGYKGKPEDPQSVLLKNNRLHVELQFDRTHPVGKTDESGMKDVVLESAITTIMDCEDSVAAVNAADKVLVYRNLFGLTMGNLSVAFKKGATMMTRSLNGDRVYQSMDGTSVSLPGRSLMLIRNVGHLMTTDAILDRDGNEVPEGMLDAVITGLIGKHDLLGNGRYQNSRSGSIYIVKPKMHGSEEVQFANRMFNRVEDMLGLRRHTMKMGVMDEERRTSLNLRRCMEQVKERIVFINTGFLDRTGDEIHTSMEAGPMIRKGDMKSSNWLTAYEKSNVVSGLSCGLRGKAQIGKGMWAMPDLMNEMLSQKGAQLEAGASTAWVPSPTAATLHALHYHEFDVPSIQESLMGQLDQEELIDRMLEIPVAENTDWSPEEIQQELDNNAQGILGYVVRWVDQGVGCSKVPDINNVALMEDRATLRISSQHMANWLRHGICTEDQVTETMKRMAKVVDEQNADDPNYIAMAEDYTRSIAFQAACALVFQGHEQPNGYTEPLLHQHRRQHVDRQRADGDGSYQHIQTLI
- a CDS encoding BH0509 family protein, which encodes MSRTERKNMIHYIEMIKGFDKDTLAYMTDADIEHIYESTYNQHEMAE